In one Hoplias malabaricus isolate fHopMal1 chromosome X1, fHopMal1.hap1, whole genome shotgun sequence genomic region, the following are encoded:
- the LOC136675349 gene encoding relaxin-3-like has translation MAGVWLVTFAVLLVVSDHSDGQDVRVKLCGREFIRMVVTSCGSSRLRRSALDFTIKHISADARLMDSGQMMTQVQNTENLRSIQRQNQELVEVRRTARDVGPAGICCRSGCTLSELIQYC, from the exons ATGGCTGGTGTGTGGCTGGTCACTTTTGCTGTGTTACTGGTGGTTTCTGACCACAGTGATGGGCAGGACGTCAGAGTGAAACTCTGTGGTCGAGAGTTTATTCGAATGGTGGTCACTTCCTGTGGAAGCTCCCGGCTACGGCGCTCAGCGCTGGACTTTACTATAAAACACATCAGTGCTGATG ctcGTCTcatggacagtggacagatgaTGACTCAAGTCCAGAACACAGAGAACCTCAGATCCATCCAAAGACAGAACCAAGAGTTGGTGGAAGTAAGGAGAACCGCGCGGGACGTGGGACCAGCTGGGATCTGCTGCCGGTCCGGCTGCACACTCAGTGAACTGATCCAATACTGCTGA